The Microcystis panniformis FACHB-1757 region GTCTAACCTGCCAAGCGGAGATTGGCAATGAGGGGGAGTTGGAGTTCGTTTTTTTCTTGCAGTATTTGAGAAAAGAATAGGATTTCTAGGTTTTCGATTTCTTCGGTTTGGGGGTTGACTCTCACAATAATATCATCTCCTAAT contains the following coding sequences:
- a CDS encoding DUF2283 domain-containing protein → MTENLIIKYDPTGDILYINKCAPYPEQESEELGDDIIVRVNPQTEEIENLEILFFSQILQEKNELQLPLIANLRLAG